The following nucleotide sequence is from Triticum dicoccoides isolate Atlit2015 ecotype Zavitan chromosome 7B, WEW_v2.0, whole genome shotgun sequence.
TGTTTTTaaatttgatcaccaaaattagcTACACGTCCTTTAAAAATATATAACGCTTTTGATATACAAAAGAATATTTGACTAAATGACAATGAAGTCAATATACACCACGTGCATGAGACACAAGCAAACAACGTGTGGTCCATAGATAATTGGCACACTGAACCAAAAGTAGCATATTTTTCTTGACAAGATCACTGCCACAAACCAAACACCTCTGACAGCGTGCGGCTGTCCAAGAAATGAAAATTATGGAACGACTTTATTTGGCCCCACAGAATTACAGAGTTGACTACATTTTATTATTTGATCAACTAGAAAGTAAGCTGCACCAAGACATAGATATTTCAATATTATCCGGAGGTGAAAAGTCGACTTGGTGGGCTAATATATAATGGTATACAACAAAACATATATAAATCCACAACTTCAGTGGGGGCCGGATTATAGCGGTACATGCAGTAAGCAAAAAATTAAAGTTTTAAATAGCAAGCTATGCCATTTAGCAGCAGCGGCGTCTCgaccaaaagctatgaaaatctaTAGTAGAGCTATATGGAAGCTAAGAACCATCTTGCATTTTTCTAGAATCTCTAAAATTGAAAAAAAGCATAAAATCAGGCATCATATATTATACATCACATATACTTGATATACACATATTCATACATAAAAAAAACCATCCGAATTGAAAAACTAAGTTTTGCATCAATGCATCATATAAATATAGCAAAAACAAGGAGGAGTAAGACAGATGGATGGCTTTATGGAACCGACGTGCGTCCCTCCTCGGGCAGCAGCGGCTTAAGGTCGCTAAATGACTCTAAAACTAGTGTTATAGTGGCATTTAGCAAGCTAATAGCATAATTTTAGTTTAGTGTTAAAGTGTATAGCTTTAAAGGGGGAGGGATGACCAAAGTATATAGCAACACTGTAGTAGGCTATTAAAATTTGGCCAAAATAGGTTACAACTCTATGTTTAGATAATTCTGGTAGTAATTCAAATTATACACAAAACAAGGGCATGCCAACCATAGTATTTTCTAACAGTTCAACACATGAAGCGACAAATAAGGTTAGAAATTTTAGCTCGTGAATAAGGAATGATGAATATGTTGTGCAATTTTCTTTACAATTCAAAAAGAATAGTTGTTAAGGATAACTAACATAGTATAGTTAAGAAATAAACTTGCTAACATGGGACATAATTTCTAGATATTCAACTTATTTCAAGCTATTAGATTATTTGGGTGGCTAAGAATATTTATATCAAGGAAATATTTATATTGGTACAGTAACTTCTATATTAGAAATTTAATATCAAACACAATCATCGGTAAATCTAGGCATCTAGGTGCGTTAGTTTAGAACTTCAGATATATCTTAACATAAGTGTTGCATCTAGAGTATATGTCGCTTCTTTATTGGTACCGACATTTTTCTAAGTTCGTTCTTCTATACAAAGCATTTTTCTAAGTGTGTTCTTCTATAGAAATCGTATTAAGCAATCAAGGAACTGATAGTATATGTGTTCATCACCGCTGTTTGTATGGTATGCTAAGGACATGGTCGGTGACTACATTAAGATTCGTGGTAGGACTGCAATTGAGTGCTTCAAAAAGTTCGTGCAAGGGATGATTGAAATCTTTGGTGGAGATTAATTGTGAAGCCTTAACAATGAAGATTTTAAGTCCTATTTCACATCAACAAGGCCATGCGTTTCTTGACATGTTATTAAGTCTTGAATGTATGCATTGGCATTGGGGAAAACGTCACGTTGCATGGTTAGGTCAATCTCATTTGGGATAAATGGTGCTACAACACAGGATCTTCAGATATGTCATTCACTATTTCGCTATTTTCTAGTCAAAGTTGTTCATTAAGCTCTTATGTGAGTTTAGATGCGTGTATTGGTTCTCAAATATTGCAAATACTAGCAATATACATTGCAACAAATGTTTTGTCCAGCATATAAAATGCATCTCTTGGAAATGGAATGCTACTATATCTGGAACTCCCAGCCTTTTGGTTTAGTTTGCGCAATTTTAATAAGAAAATGCATGATAGTCATTATTTTTTTGTAACAAAACATTGAAGAAAATAAGGTCATAAATTATAGGCCTTTACTAAGAACAATGATTTGGTTGTACAGTTTTTCCTCGTGATTTGAGAAGATGAGTTGTAAATGATAGTTAATATGGCCAGATATTTGACTTATTCTTAAGCCATTATATTAGATCCGATGGCTAGGTTTAATCATATAGTAAAATAAACTAATTGTTTCAAAGTATATAGTACTCACTATCAACGTAATGACCGACAAATCTAGCCGTGTTAGTTTAGGTGTAGCTTAACAAAAAAAAAAAGGTTACACTCGCAGTAGGTATGTAATAATCACTTTGCCCGAAAATTCAATTCGGTGTCCAGGCTCATCTACACCCGATGAATAGTAAAAAtcttaaaaaataccaaaaaaaatccaaATGTTTTGTGGTGCAAGATCCTCAAATGCGTGATGTTCGTGCAAAATTTTAGCTTGTTTGGACATTTGAGAAGCTCATGGCAATAAAGACAAAATATAGTGTGAAtagtgttgatttcaaaacttcctCACACACccaaattttgtcttttttgccacaaGATCCTTGGATGTCCAAACAAGCTGAAATTTTGCACGAACCTCACACATTTGAGCATCTTGCAgcacaaaaaaattgaattttttaatTTGTTTGAtaattttttattttactgttcacacccGGGTGCAGAATAGCCACTTCCTGCTTGTTTAGTGGTATTGTCATTTACCTAAGTTCGGTATATAAACTACATCTCTTACTATAGCATACCATTAGATTCGGACACTCGGCCTTTTCTTAGATATCTAACTTCGCACAACTATAATAAGGAAAGGCATTTTTTATAACAATTCATTGTTTGGAGCAACAAATAAGGTTAGCAACAATAGCATAGTAACTTAGTGGTAAGTAATGATGAATAGAGTATGCCATTTTCCTAACAATTTGAAATTAGTCATAAAGGATAACTAAATGTGCAATCCAAACCAAATTTCTGATAGTCAACTTAGTTTCAAGCCATTAGAATGATTTGGATGGCTAAGATTACACTGAAATGAGTGTATCTACACACTGAAACGCGTCTGATACACTTATTTCAGCTACACAACGAAACACATCTAGATACACTCATTTTAGCGACGGTAAATTCCGGATGGAGGTTATACCATTTTATTTTTGCTATATTTATAACCCCATAGAGCAGATATAACAAACTGTGTGAAAGTATAAATAATTTTGATAACAAACATAAGCGTCAGCAGATCTAGCCCCGTCTGTTCAGAACTTCAGATATACAGCTTTACTGTATTAAAGAAGTTGCACCAAGAGTATATGCGCGCTCCTTCTTTAATGGTAAGATTTGTCTAAGTTCGTTCATCTTCGAAAAACATGTTTAGCAACTAAGCAAGTGATACTAGTACTCCGTATATGAGTTCATTACGATTATGCTGGGTAACCACTGTGTTCGTACCTGGGAAACAACCACCTGACGAGCTTGGGACGGGCCCGCCTCGTTCCCGTGACCATGGCCGTGGCCGTCGTGCACCCCTCCTTCACGCTTCTCGCCCCCTGCATTCCTCCCGTCCTCCAGCAGCGCCGCCGCCGTCTCATCTTGGGCGCTCGTTGCGGCGAAGGCGGCGGCCTCGCGCTGTTTGCACTCGTAAAACTGGGTGCCGAGGAAGTCCACGACGAGCGTCACGAGGCTGGCGAGCATGGCGATGGAGCCCGCGAAAGGGAACCGCCGCCACGGCGAGCCCTGGAGGCAAGGGTCCTGGAATTTCTCTTCGGCGTCGTGCATCATGTGCACGAACCCCGTGGCCAGGATCACCCCCGCCGCGAAGGCCTTGGCTAGCACGAACGTCGACCCGCCACCACCGGCTGCATCCGCGCCACGCCACCTACGGCAAACGAGCGGGATGGCGACGCCGGCGGCCCCCGCGACAAGGATGGCCGCGACGGCGACCATTTTGAGCCGCAACGCGGCCTCCTCGTCGCGGCATACATCGCCGCCCACCTCCCCCGCGTCGCAGCTCGCCGCGGACACCGAAGCTGCCACCAATCAGAACTTTTCAGATACATCAAAGCGATGCCACCCCAAAATCTGCTAGTCATATGGCATCGACTATTCTACCTGCGAATCGGTGTAGGTAGGCGCGAAGATAGGGGGCGACGACGTACGGCTCCATTTTCTGAAATCGATCGGTGACAGCAACGAATTACTGAGCCTCGGATTAATTGAAACAATACGAGTTTTTGCCGGCGGCCGGCCGTTCGCTCGGGCAAGACAGAGGAAAAACACATGAAAAGAAAGCAGCAGGAGGATAAACACGAGCTGATCGTGCCGGCGAACTGTAACAGAAGATGATTTCTCACCTCGAGGAACGCCGGCCGCCGTTGCGCTCAATCCAGCCGTCTCCCTCTTCTCCCCCGGAACAGTCGGACGAGAGTTTCAGCAGAGGCGGGCGGAGTTTACACGCACGCGAGGAGAGGGATGGAAGGACGCAAGGTACCTCGGCTAAGCTAGATCAGTAGGCGCATGCATGATTGttgcctctctctcttttccacatCGGCCCGCCGCATGTTGTCATCCCGCCCCGTCGACGCCCGGCGGGCCGTCGTGGGGTGGGCCAGGGCCGACGCGCCGGGTGACGCCGTGAGACGAGGACGTGCGCGTGGGCTTGGATTCTCCGTTTTTATTACCGTTTGCGTGTGGATGTCTGGATGCGGAGGTGCGATGTCGACACAATGACGATGCCGTTGCACATCAACAGTTGCTGTGCCTGTGCGTGCCTGCCTTTGACTTTCGTGCATAAACTACAAAGCCGATGCATAGCTGTGACCTGTGGCAGCTTTGGAGCCAAGCTGTTGATTTTAAACAACCACTAATATTTTTCGAAAGGTTAGAAAttagagaaaataaaaaaaggtcAGTATAACTAATGACCAGGAGCCAATAATTTTCACGGACTTTGCTATACCTACGTAATTTACCTACGTAAACTTACGTACTGGCTGAGTTGGGCTAATTTGGTTGAACGAAAAATTAGGCTCAGCCCCACCCCGTGAAAACCAGGGGGTGCCTGATTAGTTTAGCAAGGAGATAACGTAGGATTATGCAGATAGATTACGTAGGTCTAGCATTATTGAATTTTCACCAACTTGTTTCCCAACCATCATGTATTACATTCTCTTATTAGCTTACACTagttgaatgcccgtgcgttgccacggaataTCCCATTTTTCTTCTTTGACGCCCACTATACTATCCATCTCTTTCTATAACCACGGTATGTAGAAATAGTGAAATACAATGTGTACTGTCCCTTCTTTCCTCACCCTTTCATGTGCTTGGAATTTTCCACAACTCCATCTAGTGTCATTGCTTTGAAATAAGTTGTCAGGATGGCAACTATAAAATTCAGCTTTCGTCCTCCATTTCTCTAGCTATCCACCCCTCACCTCCACCACCCCCACTCTATTGCAAAAATGTAATAGCAAGGAATAATTCTTGTAGTAAAATTTTAAACGCATACTATATTTTTCATTCGCAAAACTGAACTGTTGTAAAATGGTTTTAACTGCAAATTCTACATCATCTTTTTCACATCATATAATACAACATGTTAAATAAAGGTTAATCTAGACAAGACTCGTCAGACAACCTATAATATTTATCAACAAATACGTTTTTCTGCAACTCCACCTATGATATGTCATCGCTTTGCTCACCATTACCTATACAAATAAGTTGTTAGGATAGTAACTATAAATGCACCATTTCCTTCTCCATTGCTCCAACTATCCACCCCTTCTCTCTACAATCCCCCACTGTATTGCATGAATATTGTAACAGCAGCCATAAATTTTCTGTAGAAAAATTCTAAACATAGAATATATTCTTCATTTACAGAACCGCAACTATTGCAAAATGATTTTAACTACAAATTCTAAGGCATCATTTTCGCGTCATATAATACAAGATGTTAAATGAAAGTTAATCTAGTCAAGACTCGGCAGGCAGTAATTTCACCATACAATTTTTTTCATAATCCATACACATGTCCATGATCTTCCTGTAGACATGTTCAGAATAGACCGCGTGTATGTCATCCATACTTGATGTCCGTCTGGTCCCCGAAATCAGTGTGGATCTGAGAACACATATATCTCTACTTTTAAAGGAGAATCCAACGTCATGATGGTCCGACCACCTCCTAGCGCTATCGATCAATACGCCCCCCACTTTCTCACCTCGATCCACCCACGTACACACGTCCCCTCTGCCGCAAGCGGTTTTCTCTGGTACCGATACGTCTCCCACATTTGGTTTTTTCACAGCCATGTACACCCTTCTTCTGCCCACGATCGATTCGTCTGAAGCCCACCCACATCCGTCTCTCCCACTTCCCTACATCTTCCTAGCTGCAGCTGCCGATCTCCTCTCCCACTTCCTCTCTCCTCCCCGTTCCTCCGCAGATCTTCCACTTTCGCGGACGAAGCCCCCGATCTTCTCCCACTTCCGCACTACTGCGTGAACGCTCTGGACACCGGAAATCACCAGCTCCTCCTCGGTGCAGCCGCCGCCCGTCCGCTAATGGCAACACAACACTTGCTCGGTTGCTCCCCGTGCCTTTGCGGCGCCGATggtaatctgtagtaatctgtatcaaacatatacttctggaactccaaaaattctgaaataaattggtggacctgaggaatttgtctactaatcatcttcaaaaagaatcaacctaaaagcactcttatGTAAaactggcagctaatctcgtgagcgctaaagtttttgttttttacagcaagatcatatatacttcacccaagtcttcccaaaggttctacttggcacaaacactaattgaaacataaaaacacatctaaccagaggctagatgaattatttattactaaacaggagtaaaagcaaaggacaaaaataaagttgggttgcctcccaacaagcgcttttctttaatgcctttctagctaggcatgatgatttcaatgatgctcacataaaagataagaattgaaacataaagagagcatcatgaagaatacgaatagcacatttaagtctaacccacttcctatgcatagggattttgtgagaaaacaacttatgggaacaataatcaactagcataggaaggcaaaacgagcataacttcaagattttaagcacatagagaggaaacttggtattattgcaactcctacaagcatatgttcctccctcataataattttcagtagaatcatgaatgaattcaacaatataaccagcacataaagcattcttttcatgatctacaagcatagaaaatttactacaatccccataagcaaatttcttctcatgaataatagtgggagcaaactcaacaaaataattatcatgtgaggcataatccaattgaaaactaaaatcatgatgacaagtttcatggttatcattattcttaatagtatacaagtcatcacaataatcatcatagatagcaactttgttctcataatcaattggaacctcttccgaactagtggattcatcactaaataaagtcatgacctctccaaatccacttttataattatcacaataatattcaacatgctccaaaatagtgggatcattacttcctaaagttgacactcttccaaaccaactttcatcaatataatcatcataaataggaagcaTGTTTTCATcacaataaatattctcatcaaaacttgggggacaaaaaatatcatattcatcgaacatagcatccccaagcttgtggctttgcatatcattagaatcatggatattcaaggaattaatactaacaacattgcaatcatgctcatcattcaaagatttagtgccaaacattttatagatttcttcttctagcacttgagcataattttccttaccatcattctcacgaaagatattaaaaatatgaagcgtatgagacaaactcaattccatttctttttgtagttttcttttatagattaaactagtgataaaacaagaaacaaaaagattcgattacaagatctaaagatataccttcaaccactcacatctccggcaacggcgccataaaagagcttgatgtctactacacaaccttcttcttgtagacattgttgggcctccaagtgcagaggtttgtaggacagtagcaaatttccctcaagcagatgacctaaggtttatcaatccgttggaggcataggatgaagatggtctctctcaaacaaccctgcaaccaaataaccaagagtctcttgtatccccaacacacccaatacaatggtaaattgtataggtgcactagttcggcgaagagatggtgatacaagtgcaatatggatggtagataaaggtatttgtaatctgaattataaaaacagcaaggtagcaagcgataaaagtgagcgtaaacggtattgcaatgctaggaaacaaggcctaaggttcatactttcactagtgcaagttctctcaacactaataatataattggatcatataactatccctcaacatgcaacaaagagtcactccaaagccactaatagcggagaacaaacgaagagattatggtagggtacgaaaccacctcaaagttatcctttttgatctatctattcaagagtccgtagtaaaataacatgaagctattctttccattcgatctatcatagagttcatactagaataacaccttaagacaaaaatcaaccaaaaccctaatgtcacctagatactccattgtcacctcaagtatccgtgggcatgattatacgatatgcatcacataatctcagattcatctattcaaccaacacaaagtaattcaaagagtgccccaaagtttctacccgagagtcaagacgaaaacatgtgccaacccctatgcataggttcatgggcggaacccacaagttgatcaccaaaacatacatcaagtggatcacgtgatatcccattgtcaccacagataagcacggcaagacatacatcaagtgttctcaaatccttaaagcctcaatccgataagataacttcaaagggaaaactctatccattagaagagagtagagggggaaaacatcataagatccaactataatagcaaagctcgcgatacatcaagatcatgccataaagagaacacgagagagagagagatcaaacacatagctactggtacataccctcagccccgagggtgaactactgcctCCTCATCATGAagtgcgccgggatgatgaagatggccaccggtgagggatcccccctccggcagggtgccggaacagggtcccgattgacttttggtggctacagaggcttgcggcggcggaactcccgatctatcttccccATCGATgtgtttagggtatatgggaatatataggtgaaagaagtcggtcgggggtgctcgaggagcccacgagacaggTGGGGCGCCCAGTAGGCCCACCcccacccaccctcgtggctccctcgaagcttctctgacgtgaactccaagtctcccggatcatgttcgtttcaaaaatcacactcctgaaggtttcattccgtttggactccgtttgatattctttttctttgaaacattgaaataggcaagaaaacagcaatatgggctgggcctccgattaataggttagtcccaaaattaataatataaaagtgtataataaagcccataatcattcaatacagataataaaatagcatgaatgcttcataaattatagatacgttgaagacgtatcaggctcgcctcctagttccttgtatagttgagatGTGTGGCCCACCTTTGATCATATATACGTGCTTATGCACGAAGAGCAATACATGATGCAATCATCACATCTAACATGGTATCGGTTTTCGGGTTCTAACCCTAGCCTTCCGCCGTTGCCGCGCGTCTcctccgtgccgccgccgccgctgttcgcGCGCCCTCCGCGCCGGCCGCCGCTTAGCCTTCcgctgccatcgccgccgccgccgcgcgtctCCTCCGCGCCGCCTCCACTGCCACCCAGTCGTTGCCGTCCGCGCGCTCTCCGCGCCGGCGGCCGCTCCCGCCTCTTACTGTCGCGCGAGCGATCCAGCAGCCCCCGTTCCTGCCACTGATGTATCCCTCTGCAGCCGCTGCAGCCTCCCGATCCCAACCCGGCGATCGCTAGCCTGCTGCCTCCCGCATCGATACTACGGACTCTACGTGCTTGTGGCGATCCAGATCGATTCTTGTGTGCTGTTGTGTACGAGAGCTAATTCGATTCATAGTAGCCGGAAACGGGGAACGGTAGGTCGTCCCTCGATCCCGATTCATCGACCCGGAATCGGATTCGGGAACGAGGTCGGATTCGGTAGATTCGATGAAGATTCGGCGTCCCCGCAGCCTGCTCCTCGATTCAGGCTTCAGGACCCAACAGCCAAAACGCGAGGCATGATTTACTCACGTCGTCGTTTCTTTTCTCAAGGACTCCTCATTCTTCCTCTAGTCCATTAATTGCAAGGGATCCATTAACAGCAAGGAATGCTGATCGTCAGGGAGTCGTTGTTCTTCAGGAACTGCGTTCCTCGACCCATGGTATCGTACCGGGTTCATCGTATCCAAATGAATTTGATCGCGTCCCCGCTATAAGAAATTCGTTCGAGAGATGTATACCCTCGTTGTACCCTATTTTTCAGCCACCGACTCTCGTCCCTCGTTCCCGTTCCTCGTTCCCACCGTACCGgaaacatggcaactatggttTGATTGATTAGTTCAATGCAGGCTAGAAGTGCTCCTACGTTCAAAGTACTAGTACACGTGATTCGATCAGGAGTAGCCCCGCGTCGCTAGCCTGTTGCCGTCGCCACACCGTTGCGATCGCCCAGCCGCTTCCCGCCGCTCACATCGCCAAGCCGCCTCGCCAACTCTCGCGTCGCTAGCGCAACCCAGCCGCCAGCAAACTCCTACCCGCCGCTCGCATAACTGTATTTACCATAACTGTTTTTACCATAACACCACGTACTGACATCAGGCCAGTGTTGCCGGCTTTTCCTAGTTCCACGGCGACATGTTGTCGCCTCACTTCCACCGCCATTCTTTGTTTTCCCTCGCTCATAGGTGGGCTTTTCCATCGTACGTAGAACACATATGGTGGTGTGAAATCTAGGATAACATGCTCCAGCGATGTTCACATCGTCGAGGAAAGGTCAGTGGAATTAGGACTGGATGTTTTGTCTCTCAAAGATTTTGTATTGCTTATGCCAAACCCATGTATCTCTAACAAAAATAGGATTAGATGGGCACTTTCACAAGTACccgtcctctctctctctatctttctcTCCATGCCAGATCAAAAAGCAATGACAAACAATTGTTCTCACGCCCCTTCCTGTCATTCCCCTCCTGTCCCTTTCCTGTAGCTGAACAACAAGAACAAATATGAGACGCACCTGACCGAGAGAAGAGTCGGAGTTGGATAGAGGAAGACAGCAAAATATCCTTTGGTCCATGCAAGTTAACCAAGTCAGCATAACAAAAACTGGACCAAATTAAGCTGAGAAGCAACTGAGGGGACTTCGTCCTACCACCTGGTTGGAAGAGATCGAGCCGTCACCGCACAACCCTGTAGGCCGCGCCGGCGGAGATGAAAGTCGCCACCTGCCTGAActattagaataaatccgaggccactgtcgatcatccgaggaccaagcaatcacaaaaGCACGACACCaaaatttgttaacgaggttcaccgatatggctacatcccggagcttgactacgggcgctccttcccgtgacaccgtcacaataccgcaccctggcCACCCGGGCgctggcacatgccgccggctcccccttgcacgtttgtgctattatgttggcatatgttacatcgtgtgtctacccccgatatatatgagaggcctaggatacaagtgtcctactaggacacgactccacatcctatgtaaacacaatacaactacaagtccaactgtaacccaccttgtacataatattcgacacaactccaacaaactccaccttggcgaatattctccaccatcctgaatttgtccatgcgtcaaacttccatgtacattggacttgagcttatcccatgagcaccgctgctactccaaagactccatgtgactccacccgcAACTTGTAGTTCCTCCTTTTCTTGACCaccgtcaacactcgagcaaaattaagttccttgttactctagtttgtgctcccaacttccagagtatctgaactcaacatcactgctcctttcttgaccgtctgtctgaaacttgaaagaatttcaccgttgcttttagtcatcccgagtcaaattcacagttgtctcaccacatgtatgaccatcaGAGCCTTGGTCCGTCTCCATGCACCCGTGCATACTGCACGCCttgccgctattaccgcgtcgagcctccgctgtcccggtcgagtctcaagggtcgcgaaaccacaccactcaacccccactgcagagtaccaccgatcatcactgaccgatgacgagtttcacgcttccatcagaccactgggctcatgTCCGAATTACATGTCACTCGCTTTTCCCctccgctgaataggcttcgattctctggatccttacaccgtagcccctcaatccag
It contains:
- the LOC119341364 gene encoding zinc transporter 10-like → MEPYVVAPYLRAYLHRFAASVSAASCDAGEVGGDVCRDEEAALRLKMVAVAAILVAGAAGVAIPLVCRRWRGADAAGGGGSTFVLAKAFAAGVILATGFVHMMHDAEEKFQDPCLQGSPWRRFPFAGSIAMLASLVTLVVDFLGTQFYECKQREAAAFAATSAQDETAAALLEDGRNAGGEKREGGVHDGHGHGHGNEAGPSQARQVVVSQILELGIISHSVIIGLSLGVSQSPCTIKPLVAALSFHQFFEGFALGDCISQARLKGLSTLLMAFFFAITTPTGIAVGVAMASFYDPYSPRALVVEGILDSMSAGILIYMALVDLIAADFLGQKMSSCPARLQAGAYIALFLGAIAMASLAIWT